From the genome of Arcobacter sp. F155, one region includes:
- the sufC gene encoding Fe-S cluster assembly ATPase SufC, with the protein MLNIKDLKVNIENKEILKGLNLEIKPGEIHVLMGQNGAGKSTLVKTISDHYDCEVTGGEISYKKKDLLDLDVSERAKEGIFLSFQNPVEVPGVNNSYFLKTIVNEKRKYHNEEELDAMDFLKYSKGELEKFDIDKSLLKRDLNDGFSGGEKKRNELIQLLLLKPDLIMLDEIDSGLDVDAIKTVANVINSLLEDKSRSLLMITHYDKLLNLVKPDFVHILKDGKIVKTGDYKLAQQLDSVGFQGLE; encoded by the coding sequence TGTTAAATATTAAAGATTTAAAAGTAAATATAGAAAATAAAGAGATTTTAAAAGGTTTAAACCTTGAGATTAAACCAGGTGAAATTCATGTACTTATGGGACAAAATGGTGCAGGAAAATCAACTTTAGTAAAAACTATTAGTGACCATTATGACTGTGAAGTTACTGGTGGTGAAATAAGTTATAAGAAGAAAGACCTTTTAGATTTAGATGTATCTGAACGTGCTAAAGAAGGAATCTTCCTAAGTTTTCAAAACCCAGTTGAAGTTCCAGGAGTAAACAATAGTTATTTTCTAAAGACTATTGTAAATGAAAAAAGAAAATACCACAATGAAGAAGAACTAGATGCAATGGATTTTCTAAAATACTCAAAAGGTGAACTAGAAAAATTTGATATTGATAAATCACTTTTAAAAAGGGATTTAAATGATGGTTTCTCTGGTGGTGAGAAAAAAAGAAATGAGTTGATTCAACTTTTACTTTTAAAACCTGATTTAATCATGCTTGATGAGATAGACTCAGGACTTGATGTAGATGCAATTAAAACTGTTGCAAATGTTATAAATAGTCTATTAGAGGATAAAAGTAGATCACTACTTATGATTACACACTATGACAAACTATTAAATCTTGTAAAACCTGACTTTGTTCATATTTTAAAAGATGGAAAGATAGTTAAAACGGGAGATTATAAATTAGCTCAACAACTTGACAGTGTTGGGTTTCAAGGATTGGAGTAA